In one Saimiri boliviensis isolate mSaiBol1 chromosome 3, mSaiBol1.pri, whole genome shotgun sequence genomic region, the following are encoded:
- the FBXW7 gene encoding F-box/WD repeat-containing protein 7 isoform X4: MQNVKTFASSDSLAKVQEVASWLLEMNQELLSVGSKRRRTGGSLRGNSSSSQVDEEQMNRVVEEEQQQQLRQEEEHTARNGEVVGVEPRPGDQNDSQQGQLEENNNRFISVDEDSSGNQEEQEEDEEHAGEQDEEDEEEEEMDQESDDFDQSDDSSREDEHTHSNSVTNSSSIVDLPIHQLSSPFYTKTTKVSIFNILLT; this comes from the coding sequence AATGTGAAAACCTTTGCATCTTCTGATAGTCTAGCCAAGGTCCAAGAAGTAGCAAGCTGGCTTTTGGAAATGAATCAGGAACTGCTCTCTGTGGGCAGCAAAAGACGACGAACTGGAGGCTCTCTGAGAGGTAACTCTTCCTCAAGCCAGGTAGATGAAGAACAGATGAATCGTGTGGTAGAGGAGGAACAGCAGCAGCAACTCAGACAAGAGGAGGAGCACACTGCAAGGAATGGTGAAGTTGTTGGAGTAGAACCTAGACCTGGAGACCAAAATGATTCCCAGCAGGGACAATTGGAAGAAAACAATAATAGATTTATTTCTGTAGATGAGGACTCCTCGGGAAATCAAGAAGAACAAGAGGAAGATGAGGAACATGCTGGTGAACAAgatgaggaggatgaggaggaggaggagatggaccAGGAGAGTGATGATTTTGATCAATCTGATGATAGTAGCAGAGAAGATGAACATACACATAGTAACAGTGTCACAAACTCCAGTAGTATTGTGGACCTGCCCATTCACCAACTCTCCTCCCCATTctatacaaaaacaacaaaagtgagTATATTCAATATATTGTTAACCTGA